From the Leifsonia sp. AG29 genome, one window contains:
- a CDS encoding ABC transporter substrate-binding protein yields the protein MTHSTKTSRRVKRSLLAATALSIALVLAACSGTSGAAQSTAAQTPVKYQLSWLKITQFGGFFAADKEKFFSDEGIEPTFTAGGSNILAWQQVANGTALLGDEDNTLLLEAIAKGEPLVAIGAVFQKSPMAIMSLADKPISSAKDLEGKTIAYPDNGIAQLKSALQADGVDVSKVTIVPAGADPTQLVTHQVAGYGGYATSQGASLEVQGLKVKYLYVDDITKVPSYGNVIVTTKANLADPAKRKTIEKFMTAAVKGYEWMNAHPEDAAKIVVNDVNPTGGLKLSTETQTAKIQASLIESKTGVLRVSAEQMQAFIDSLVAAGTLTKKLDAKDVVDPTVLDAVYGDKTSLLE from the coding sequence ATGACGCACAGCACCAAGACCTCGAGGCGAGTGAAGCGTTCGCTGCTCGCTGCCACAGCCCTCTCCATCGCGCTGGTCCTCGCCGCTTGCTCCGGCACCAGCGGAGCCGCGCAGAGCACCGCCGCCCAAACGCCCGTGAAGTACCAGCTGAGCTGGCTCAAGATCACCCAGTTCGGCGGATTCTTCGCCGCAGACAAGGAGAAGTTCTTCTCCGACGAAGGGATCGAACCGACTTTCACCGCCGGCGGATCCAACATTCTCGCCTGGCAGCAGGTCGCCAATGGCACGGCCCTCCTCGGCGACGAGGACAACACCCTCCTCCTCGAGGCCATCGCCAAGGGGGAGCCGCTCGTCGCGATCGGAGCGGTGTTCCAGAAGTCGCCGATGGCGATCATGAGCCTGGCGGACAAGCCGATCTCCTCGGCCAAGGACTTGGAGGGGAAGACCATCGCCTACCCCGACAACGGCATCGCCCAGCTGAAGTCCGCACTCCAGGCGGACGGGGTCGATGTCTCCAAGGTGACGATCGTCCCCGCCGGCGCCGATCCGACCCAGCTCGTGACCCATCAGGTCGCCGGGTACGGCGGCTACGCGACATCGCAGGGCGCCTCGCTGGAGGTCCAGGGTCTGAAGGTGAAGTACCTGTACGTGGACGACATCACCAAGGTGCCCAGCTACGGCAACGTCATCGTCACCACCAAGGCCAACCTGGCCGACCCGGCCAAGCGGAAGACCATCGAGAAGTTCATGACCGCCGCGGTGAAGGGCTACGAGTGGATGAACGCCCACCCCGAGGATGCGGCCAAGATCGTCGTCAACGACGTGAACCCGACAGGCGGCCTGAAGCTGTCGACCGAGACCCAAACCGCGAAGATCCAGGCGTCGCTCATCGAGTCGAAGACCGGTGTGCTGCGGGTGTCCGCAGAGCAGATGCAGGCGTTCATCGACTCGCTGGTCGCGGCAGGGACCCTGACCAAGAAGCTCGACGCGAAAGACGTCGTGGACCCGACGGTGCTCGACGCGGTCTACGGGGACAAGACGAGCCTGTTGGAATGA
- a CDS encoding ABC transporter permease yields the protein MTAKKALRYAIPIGFYLLALVAWQVGTATTMAPGSAIVPPSTIASTLVDRWNAIVLVSGQTLAEAGLGFAIGAASAVLLSVVIDRFRTAGTALYWLALLLYAVPVIAIAAPLTAWFGLGMASKVAVSALSAYFPVLVNVTGALRTLDPRVEELGRVLAMGYFRRLLRLRAPAVLPALFSSFAIAGPAAFIGAILAEWMGAELGLGVMILQSMFNFDVPLLWTVILVATVLNGLIVLFFSVIGRAATPWHRSARPGGASA from the coding sequence GTGACCGCGAAGAAGGCCCTCCGCTATGCGATCCCGATCGGCTTCTACCTGCTGGCCCTCGTCGCCTGGCAGGTCGGCACGGCGACGACCATGGCTCCCGGCTCTGCGATCGTCCCGCCGAGCACGATCGCGAGCACCCTCGTCGATCGCTGGAACGCGATCGTCCTGGTCTCGGGCCAGACCCTCGCGGAGGCCGGGCTCGGGTTCGCCATCGGCGCTGCGAGCGCCGTCCTGCTCAGCGTCGTGATCGATCGCTTCCGCACGGCGGGCACAGCGCTCTATTGGCTCGCTCTGCTGCTGTACGCCGTGCCCGTGATCGCGATCGCCGCTCCCCTGACGGCGTGGTTCGGGCTCGGCATGGCGAGCAAAGTCGCCGTGTCGGCCCTGTCGGCCTACTTCCCCGTCCTGGTGAACGTGACCGGTGCGCTCAGGACGCTCGACCCGCGCGTCGAGGAACTGGGTCGCGTCCTGGCGATGGGGTACTTCCGGCGACTTCTCCGACTGCGCGCCCCGGCGGTCCTGCCCGCTCTTTTCTCGTCCTTCGCGATCGCGGGACCGGCGGCCTTCATCGGCGCGATTCTCGCGGAGTGGATGGGGGCGGAGCTCGGGCTCGGGGTCATGATCCTGCAGTCCATGTTCAACTTCGATGTCCCCCTGCTCTGGACGGTGATCCTCGTGGCGACCGTGCTGAACGGCCTGATCGTGCTCTTCTTCTCCGTTATCGGACGAGCTGCGACGCCCTGGCACCGCTCCGCACGTCCGGGAGGGGCGTCCGCATGA
- a CDS encoding amidohydrolase family protein — MIIDAYNNIWEASGTSDYLTAESYTPELILAHMDEAGVDMAVGCSLGQSIDNAYIASIVEAHPDRFIGFGQVNPRFPGAVETLRECARLGLKGIKLHPTLHGYHFADHGLLDPIFQAATEEGLVLLVNALDDPWCAPLAIEEISRNFPEAPVLIAHMGTVWNVTEALIVAERNPHIYLETSSTQLLEVQMAYKKLGPERIVMGTDWPGSHFALERAKIARAIPNEADRRLVEGENLARVLNLRTP; from the coding sequence GTGATCATCGACGCGTACAACAACATCTGGGAGGCCTCCGGGACCTCCGACTACCTCACTGCCGAGTCCTACACTCCCGAACTCATCCTTGCTCACATGGATGAGGCGGGGGTCGACATGGCCGTCGGGTGCTCCCTCGGACAGAGCATCGACAACGCGTACATCGCCTCCATCGTCGAGGCCCACCCTGACCGGTTCATCGGTTTCGGCCAGGTCAACCCGCGCTTCCCCGGCGCGGTCGAGACCCTGCGGGAGTGCGCGCGCCTCGGTCTCAAGGGGATCAAGCTCCACCCGACGCTCCACGGCTACCATTTCGCCGACCACGGCCTTCTCGACCCGATCTTCCAAGCGGCGACCGAGGAGGGCCTCGTCCTGCTCGTCAACGCACTCGACGACCCCTGGTGCGCCCCGCTCGCGATCGAGGAGATCTCGCGGAACTTCCCGGAGGCCCCTGTGCTCATCGCTCACATGGGCACCGTGTGGAACGTGACCGAGGCACTCATCGTCGCCGAGCGCAATCCGCACATCTACCTGGAGACTTCGAGCACCCAGCTGCTCGAGGTCCAGATGGCCTACAAGAAGCTCGGACCGGAGCGGATCGTCATGGGCACCGACTGGCCCGGGAGCCACTTCGCGCTCGAACGCGCCAAGATCGCGCGGGCCATTCCGAACGAGGCGGACCGTCGCCTGGTGGAGGGCGAGAACCTGGCCCGGGTGCTGAACCTGAGGACGCCGTGA
- a CDS encoding LacI family DNA-binding transcriptional regulator, giving the protein MKRATIYDVARAAGVSHQTVTRYLNGFEGIRPSTRERVQAALEELDYRPNGAARWLRSRQSNRIGILAHRMELSGPGRIMAGATKAARSRGFVLDIASMDGEDAASVDRALDVVMEHQIAGVFATAQTVVVRDAVADRHLDVPFVLDSAEALELVGGHSRAYPGRLAAAHLAQLGHRKVALVNGPHVWTASGERRSSFVEAAAGLGLEVVWEWEGDWSAESGYQAAGQFPGEATAVSAANDSMAIGLIYGLTERGIRVPEDISVIGIDDSPESRFHLPPLTTVRLDFEGEGAYLMNVLIAKIEGEDVGGVPAYRVPELVARGSTAAVGSSDARA; this is encoded by the coding sequence ATGAAGCGTGCCACCATCTACGACGTGGCACGCGCGGCCGGTGTCTCGCATCAGACCGTCACCCGTTATCTCAACGGATTCGAGGGCATTCGCCCGTCGACTCGGGAGCGGGTGCAAGCGGCGCTGGAGGAACTCGACTATCGGCCGAACGGAGCGGCGCGCTGGCTGCGGTCGCGGCAGTCGAACCGGATCGGCATCCTCGCTCACCGCATGGAGCTCTCGGGTCCCGGTCGGATCATGGCGGGCGCGACAAAAGCCGCCCGCAGTCGTGGCTTCGTGCTCGACATCGCGTCGATGGACGGAGAGGACGCCGCGTCGGTGGACCGCGCGCTCGACGTCGTCATGGAGCACCAGATCGCAGGCGTATTTGCGACAGCCCAGACCGTCGTGGTGCGCGACGCAGTCGCCGACCGTCACCTGGACGTTCCCTTCGTCTTGGATTCCGCGGAGGCTCTCGAGCTTGTCGGAGGGCATTCGCGCGCCTATCCCGGGCGGCTCGCCGCCGCACACCTCGCGCAGCTCGGCCACCGGAAGGTCGCATTGGTGAACGGTCCGCACGTGTGGACCGCGTCCGGCGAGCGCCGCAGCAGCTTCGTCGAAGCCGCCGCCGGGCTGGGTCTCGAGGTGGTCTGGGAGTGGGAGGGCGACTGGTCGGCCGAGTCCGGATACCAAGCGGCCGGCCAATTCCCCGGAGAGGCGACCGCGGTGTCTGCGGCGAACGACAGCATGGCCATCGGCCTGATCTACGGGCTCACCGAGCGCGGCATCCGGGTTCCCGAGGACATCAGCGTCATCGGTATAGACGATTCCCCCGAGTCGAGGTTCCACCTGCCTCCGCTGACCACCGTCCGCCTCGATTTCGAGGGCGAAGGCGCGTACCTGATGAATGTGCTGATCGCCAAGATCGAGGGGGAGGATGTCGGTGGCGTCCCCGCCTATCGGGTGCCCGAACTCGTGGCCCGTGGATCGACGGCGGCGGTCGGGTCCTCCGACGCGCGAGCGTAA
- a CDS encoding ABC transporter ATP-binding protein, translated as MTTATATSTIVVDGVGKDFAGERGSTLTALNDVTFTLDAGGFTTLLGPSGCGKSTVLRIVADIIDPSRGNVSLFGRSAKEAREAGDFGFVFQDPVLLPWRSAVANVELPLQARGIGRAERRSRAMEMLQLVGLDGFEHTAPAKLSGGMARRVAIARALIDHPRVLFLDEPFNGLDELRRRQLNAEVQRIWQATGTTALLVTHNVSEAVFLSDTVLVMGRNPGRIIERREIDLPRPRTLDDMLSPEFIEHERALTALLSSAYERLEDA; from the coding sequence GTGACGACCGCTACGGCGACCTCGACGATCGTCGTCGACGGGGTCGGCAAGGACTTCGCCGGGGAGCGCGGCAGCACTCTCACCGCCCTGAACGATGTGACCTTCACACTCGATGCGGGTGGCTTCACGACACTGCTCGGCCCCTCGGGGTGCGGCAAGTCCACCGTCCTGCGCATCGTGGCGGACATCATCGATCCTTCTCGCGGCAACGTCAGCCTGTTCGGACGGAGCGCCAAGGAGGCCAGGGAAGCCGGCGACTTCGGGTTCGTATTCCAGGACCCCGTGCTCCTTCCGTGGCGCTCGGCGGTCGCCAACGTGGAGCTTCCGCTGCAGGCCCGCGGCATCGGCCGGGCAGAGCGCCGCTCGCGGGCGATGGAGATGCTGCAGCTCGTCGGATTGGACGGATTCGAGCACACCGCCCCGGCGAAGCTGTCCGGCGGTATGGCACGACGTGTCGCCATCGCCCGCGCGCTCATCGACCATCCGCGGGTCCTGTTCCTCGACGAGCCGTTCAACGGCCTCGACGAACTGCGGCGCCGTCAGCTGAACGCCGAGGTGCAGCGGATCTGGCAGGCGACCGGCACGACGGCGCTGCTGGTGACCCACAACGTCAGCGAGGCCGTGTTCCTCTCGGACACGGTGCTGGTCATGGGTCGGAACCCCGGCCGGATCATCGAGCGACGGGAGATCGACCTCCCCCGCCCGCGGACGCTCGACGACATGCTCTCGCCCGAGTTCATCGAGCACGAGCGCGCCCTCACCGCGCTGCTCAGCTCGGCATACGAGCGCCTGGAGGACGCGTGA
- a CDS encoding amidohydrolase family protein translates to MNSGYAIRARTLVPSATGEAIAGGGVIIADGTIGQVGRFIDLPTEGLPVIDVPGTLMPGMIDAHSHLRGMPLDAHGIPQRRLESWLCSLAAMTPLSPADEARLAAAELLETGVTTVQGMAHSFDDPDAYRSMLADTAHGLRESGIRALVILGYSDRAERAPQPPRGAWSLIPEVSHRMDPAGFGALADAWLQAEQGGVPDWGAGPVASQWVSPDALDRLARLPAVSRLHTHLNESVHQRTWIAGDEPPVARLDRAGLLDSRLSAAHAVHLTDEELTVIAQRGVVLVHCPSSNRALGVGTARVAEWLRRGIPSALGIDSQNTAHPDMFSVMRDAVDSAAGIGDPIDETAVFALATTGGAEAVGRRELGRLEPGAPADLVALALETDPAAAVTEIVRLGTADSVATVWVGGVRRVSSGRSLLDTGEVRRRLQAHLDADAQRRAERLAVVAESVGIVEALLGEDDA, encoded by the coding sequence GTGAACAGCGGCTACGCCATCCGGGCACGCACTCTCGTGCCGAGCGCGACAGGCGAGGCCATCGCCGGCGGAGGCGTGATCATCGCCGACGGGACGATCGGCCAGGTCGGCCGCTTCATCGACCTGCCGACCGAGGGGCTGCCGGTGATCGACGTCCCGGGAACGCTGATGCCCGGCATGATCGACGCGCACTCGCATCTGCGCGGCATGCCGCTCGACGCCCACGGCATCCCGCAGCGCCGGCTCGAGTCGTGGCTGTGCTCTCTGGCGGCCATGACACCGCTCTCCCCCGCGGACGAAGCCCGGCTCGCCGCCGCCGAGCTCCTGGAGACCGGGGTCACCACGGTCCAGGGGATGGCCCATTCCTTCGACGATCCGGACGCGTATCGGTCGATGCTGGCCGACACGGCCCACGGGCTGAGGGAGAGCGGCATCCGGGCTCTGGTCATCCTCGGCTACAGCGATCGGGCCGAGCGGGCGCCGCAACCGCCCCGAGGCGCCTGGTCGCTCATCCCGGAGGTCTCGCATCGCATGGACCCGGCCGGGTTCGGCGCCCTCGCGGACGCCTGGCTGCAGGCCGAACAGGGAGGCGTGCCCGACTGGGGCGCCGGCCCGGTCGCGTCGCAGTGGGTCAGCCCCGACGCGCTCGATCGGCTCGCGCGCCTTCCGGCCGTCTCCCGGCTCCACACCCATCTCAACGAGAGCGTCCACCAGCGGACGTGGATCGCCGGCGACGAGCCGCCGGTCGCCCGGCTCGACCGAGCCGGGCTCCTCGACTCCCGCCTCTCGGCCGCGCATGCCGTGCACCTCACGGACGAGGAGCTCACGGTCATCGCGCAGCGCGGGGTCGTCCTGGTGCACTGCCCGAGTTCGAACCGGGCACTGGGAGTCGGGACGGCTCGGGTCGCTGAGTGGCTGCGCCGCGGGATTCCGTCGGCGCTCGGGATCGACAGCCAGAACACGGCCCATCCCGACATGTTCTCCGTGATGCGCGACGCGGTCGATTCGGCCGCCGGGATCGGCGATCCGATCGACGAGACCGCCGTGTTCGCGCTTGCGACGACCGGCGGTGCCGAAGCGGTCGGCCGCCGCGAGCTCGGCCGCCTGGAGCCCGGGGCCCCGGCGGATCTGGTCGCCCTCGCGCTCGAGACCGACCCCGCGGCGGCCGTCACGGAGATCGTGCGACTCGGCACCGCCGATTCCGTCGCCACCGTCTGGGTCGGCGGGGTCCGGCGGGTGAGCTCCGGGCGCTCGCTGCTCGACACGGGCGAGGTGAGGAGGCGCCTCCAAGCGCACCTCGACGCCGACGCACAGCGGCGGGCGGAGCGTCTGGCGGTCGTCGCCGAGTCGGTCGGGATCGTCGAGGCTCTGCTCGGGGAAGACGACGCATGA
- a CDS encoding ABC transporter permease yields the protein MSSATPRMPRPSLRPGVVLAPVLVVGALLVVWQLGTSLTGTSVTVLPSPATILTQADWPAIGAATMSTIGSVLAGFALGNLVGFALALLVSASRPLADIIYPGAVMVRSIPIVALAPFITLFFGRGVLSAVVVGALIVFFPTLVNTIVGLRSVPQEALELGHVFNAGPVFQYVRVRIPFAMPWFVSALRISAPGAVLGVMTAEWVIGGAGLGRLVVQSWLGLDIPTMWGAVVLSAVVAWALFSVVSLAERLFLGWAVRT from the coding sequence ATGAGTTCTGCGACGCCGCGGATGCCGCGGCCCAGCCTCCGTCCCGGTGTCGTCCTGGCCCCCGTCCTCGTGGTGGGCGCCCTGTTGGTCGTCTGGCAGCTCGGGACCTCGCTGACCGGCACCTCCGTCACCGTGCTCCCGAGCCCGGCCACCATCCTGACCCAGGCCGACTGGCCGGCGATCGGTGCGGCGACGATGAGCACGATCGGATCGGTGCTCGCCGGCTTCGCGCTCGGGAATCTGGTGGGGTTCGCCCTCGCGCTCCTGGTCAGCGCCTCCCGGCCGCTCGCCGACATCATCTATCCCGGCGCGGTGATGGTCCGGTCGATCCCGATCGTCGCCCTGGCCCCGTTCATCACGCTGTTCTTCGGTCGAGGCGTCCTGTCCGCCGTCGTCGTCGGCGCCCTCATCGTGTTCTTCCCGACGCTCGTCAACACCATCGTCGGCCTGCGATCCGTGCCGCAGGAAGCGCTCGAACTCGGGCACGTGTTCAACGCCGGCCCAGTGTTCCAGTACGTGCGCGTGCGCATCCCGTTCGCCATGCCGTGGTTCGTGAGCGCGCTCCGCATCTCCGCACCCGGCGCGGTCCTCGGCGTCATGACGGCCGAATGGGTCATCGGCGGCGCCGGACTCGGCAGGCTCGTCGTCCAATCCTGGCTCGGACTGGACATCCCGACGATGTGGGGAGCGGTCGTGCTCTCGGCGGTGGTCGCCTGGGCGCTGTTCAGCGTCGTGTCGCTCGCGGAGCGGCTGTTCCTCGGCTGGGCGGTGCGAACGTGA